Within Romboutsia sp. CE17, the genomic segment CTTCTCTTAATTTTTTGTAAAAATCTTCTTTAGTTATATCTATACCATCTTTATATTCCTTATTATCTATAATTACAGTCAGCGGAACTACTTCTATATCGTATTCATTAATTAATTCTATTGGTACATCAGATAAACTATCACATACTATTTTTAAATTATTCATTATATAAATATGCCCCCTTCTAAAATCATATTAGGTAAATTAGCATTATTTCATATTTGGATATCCCATTTGTCTTAATGCCTCAAATGCAACTATTGCTACTGCATTTGATAAATTTAGCGATCTAGCTCTTTCATGATCTAGCATAGGTATTCTCATACACGTATCTGGATTTGCTTTTAATAAATCTTCAGGTAAACCTTTAGTTTCTTTACCAAATACTATAAATGAATTTTCTACAAATTTCATATCTGAATGAGAATTATTTGTTTTTGTCGTTGAGTAGAAAAATACCCCTTCTGGATTTTTTTCTTTAACTTCATCAAAACTATCATAAT encodes:
- the trmL gene encoding tRNA (uridine(34)/cytosine(34)/5-carboxymethylaminomethyluridine(34)-2'-O)-methyltransferase TrmL; translation: MSLNIVLVEPEIPQNTGNILRTCAATGSTLHLVRPLGFSLEDKYLKRSGLDYWDIANIQYYDSFDEVKEKNPEGVFFYSTTKTNNSHSDMKFVENSFIVFGKETKGLPEDLLKANPDTCMRIPMLDHERARSLNLSNAVAIVAFEALRQMGYPNMK